GATTTTCCTTAACAAAACCATTGTGGAGGATGAAATGTCAGAAGATGATGATCTTGAAATCGAAATTTCAGAAGCAAAGAAAATCGACCCGAGCTTCGAGGTGGGTGAAGAATATACGGTAGAAATCCCGATCGCACAGCTGGGAAGAAGAAATATCCTCACGCTGAAGCAGATTTTGGCTACAAAACTTCAGGAACATCACAATGCGGTGCTTTATGAGGAGTTCCACGACAGGATCGGCGAAATTGTTGTGGGTGAGGTGCACCACATCCGCCACAAACACGTAATTTTGTTGGATGATGAAGGCAATGAATTCATTCTGCCAAAAGAAAACCAAATTCCGTCCGACTTTTTCAAGAAAGGGGAAAATGTGCGTGCCATCGTAGAAAGCGTTGATTTTAAAGGAACAAAACCTCAGATCATCGTTTCCAGAACCGCACCTAAATTCCTTGAAAAACTTCTGGAGCTGGAAATTCCTGAAATCCAGGACGGCACGATTATTCTGAAGAAAGTGGTAAGAATCCCGGGAGAGAAAGCAAAAATCGCTGTGGACGCTTATGATGACAGAATAGATCCGGTTGGGGCCTGCGTGGGCGTGAAGGGTTCCAGAATCCACGGTGTAGTTCGCGAACTTAAAAATGAAAACATCGACGTGATCCAGTGGTCCAAGAATCCGGAAATCATGGTGAAAAGAGCGTTAGGAAACGTGACCGTCAATAAAATTGAAATCAATCCGGAAGAATCTTACGCGCTTGTTTACACGCCGGTAGAGGAGATTTCAAAAGTGATCGGGAAACAGGGCCAGAATATCAGGCTGGCATCGTGGTTAAGCGATTATGAAATTGATGTGTACAGGGAAACTTCTGAAGATGATGACGTAGAATTGGATGAATTCTCTGATGATATCGAACAGTGGATTTTGGATGAATTCAAGAAAGTAGGCCTTAACACCGCAAAATCTGTATTGGATAAAGATACCGAGAGCCTTCTGAATATGACCGACCTTGAAGAAGAAACCATCGAGGAAATCAAGCAAATCCTTAAAGAAGAGTTTGAAGATTAAGCATTTTTTTAACAAGATACGTCTTAAAGCAAACCCAACTCTTCACAAAACTAAAAAATAAAAAGTACATTTTATAAATGCCAAAAATTAGATTAAATAAAGCGGTAAAGGAATTCAATATTTCGATGTCCAGACTTGTGGAATTTCTGCAGGCCAAGGGCTTCGAGGTAGATGCAAACCCCAACGCTCAATTAGAAGAAGCGGCATACTCTGCACTGAAAGTTGAATTCGCTAAGGACAGCGAACAAAGAAAAGCTTCGCACGAGGTGGTGATCTCCAAGGTTCCGGAAGAAAAACTGGAACTGGAAACGGAAGAGAAAAAACCTGAAGTGATCAAGGCAAAAGCAACGCTGAGACCGGAAACCAAAATCCTGGGTAAGATTGACCTTAACCCTAAAAAAGAAACTCCGGATGAAAAACCTGCGCCCGAACCTGAAATTCAGGAAAAGCCTAAAGCAGAGGAAAAGAAAGAAACAAAACAGGAATTCAACATTCTTGGTAAAATTGATCTTTCACAAATTGAATCTTCTTCTAAACCAAAACCAAAATCTCAGCCTGTAAAAGAAGAGCCAAAAGCTGAAGTAGCAAAGGAGGAGCCTAAAGCTGAGGCGCCGCAAACCGCAGTGCAGGAGGAAAAACCGGCCGTACAGGAACCTGAGAAAATTGAAACCCAGTATCAAAAACTTGACGGCCCTAAAATCCTGAAAGAGAAAGTAGACCTTTCCCAGTTCCAGACCAAGCCAAAAGAGGGCGGCGCCAATTCTCAGAAAAGAAAAAGAAAGCGTATAGAAAAACCTGGAACTGCGCAGACAGGCAATAACCAGGGTGGAAATCAGCAGGGCAACCGTCCGCAGGGGCAGGGCGGAAACCGTCCGAACCAGGGTGGTAACAACCAGAACCGTGGCGGGAACAATAATAACCGCAACAAACCGGGCGGCAGAAGAGGTGAACGCGTGATGCCGGTTGAGCTGACGGACGAGCAGGTTAAAAACCAGATCAAGGAAACCCTGGAAAAACTTACCAGCAAAAGAGGTAAATCCAGCAGTTCCAAATACAGAAAGGAAAAACGTACCTTCCGCCGTGAGCAGGACGAGCTGCAGCAGGAGCTTGATGCACAGGACAAAACGCTCAGAGTCACGGAGTACATTACGGTTGGCGAGCTTGCAGCGCTGATGGATGTTAGTCCAACGGAGGTGATCTCTACCTGTTTCTCACTTGGTGTGATGGTGACGATGAACCAGCGTCTTGAAGCCGATATCCTGCAACTTGTAGCCGATGAATTCGGTTATGATATCCAGTTCTCTGATGCGGATCTGGAAGAATCTGCAGAGGAAGAGGCAGAAGATTCAGCAGAAGATTTATTGCCGAGAGCGCCGATTGTTACGGTAATGGGACACGTAGACCACGGTAAGACATCATTGCTCGACTATATCAGAAAAACCAACGTAATCGCCGGAGAATCCGGAGGTATCACCCAGCACATCGGTGCATACAACGTAAAATTGGAAAACGGACAGAGGATCACTTTCCTCGATACGCCGGGTCACGAAGCCTTTACGGCGATGCGAGCCCGTGGTGCCCAGGTTACCGATATTGTAATTATTGTTATTGCTGCAGATGACGATGTGATGCCGCAAACCAAGGAAGCGATCTCCCACGCGCAGGCGGCAGGTGTACCGATGATTATTGCTCTGAATAAAGTGGATAAGCCCAATGCCAATCCGGATAAGATCCGTGAGCAGCTTTCTGCCATGAACATTCTGGTTGAAGAATGGGGCGGAAACGTGCAGGCGCAGGAAATTTCAGCAAAATTCGGTAATAACGTAGATTTGCTTTTGGAGAAAGTGCTCCTTCAGGCTGAACTGCTTGAACTGAAAGCCAATCCTAATAAAAATGCACAGGGTGTGGTTATCGAAGCATCTTTGGATAAAGGAAGAGGCTACATTTCCACAATCCTGGTAGAATCCGGGACTCTGAAAGTAGGGGATTATGTTCTTGCCGGCAAAAACCACGGTAAGATCAAAGCGATGCTTGATGAAAGAGGAAAAGCCATGGAAGCCGCGGGGCCTTCAATCCCGGTGACCATTTTAGGTTTGGACGGCGCGCCAACAGCCGGGGACAAATTCCGGGTGTATGCTGATGAAAGAGAGGCCAAAACCATTGCCAACAAGAGAGAGCAGCTGCAGCGCGAGCAGTCGATCAGAACCAAGAAACACCTTACGCTTGATGAGATCGGAAGACGTATTGCCCTGGGTGAGTTCAAGGAACTTAATATCATCCTTAAAGGTGACGTTGACGGTTCCGTGGAAGCCCTTTCAGATCAGCTGCAAAGGCTTTCAACAGAAGAAATCCAGGTGAATATCCTTCACAAAGGTGTGGGTCAGATCACTGAATCTGATATTCTTCTTGCAACCGCTTCTGATGCGATTGTGATTGGTTTTAACGTAAGAGCCGGTGCCAATGCCAAAGATCTTGCAGATAAAGAAGAGATTGAAATCAGAACTTATTCAATCATCTACGATGCCATCGATGAAGTAAAAGAAGCGATGGAAGGTATGCTTTCCCCTGAGATCAAGGAGCAGGTGATCGGTAACGTCGAAATCAGGGAAGTTTTCAAGATTTCAAAGGTTGGAAGTATTGCCGGCTGTATGGTTCTTTCAGGAAAAGTAACACGAAATTCCAAAATCAGGCTTCTGCGTGACGGTATCGTGAAATTCGACGGTGAACTTGAAAGTTTAAAACGTTTCAAAGACGATGTAAAAGAAGTAACCAAGGGCTACGAATGTGGTTTGAACATTAAAGGCTACAACGACATCGAAGTGGGCGACATCCTTGAAGTTTACGAAGAAGTTGCCGTTAAGAAAAAGCTGAAGTAAGTTCAATTATAAATACCAAAAAAAGGACATCTGGATATCAGGTGTCTTTTTTTATTTTGAATGATTCTAAATAGCAATGTTTTATGTAGTTTTTTGGCAATGCGTTGGTTGTGATTATATTAAGAAAAATTTAGTAGTTGCGATTTTTTTTTGTTTTATTCCGAAAGCCACCTTCGATTACGGTTCAAAATATGATTTTTTGAATGTTCCGATTTTGCTATGTTAATTTTTTTTAACACTTTTGTAGAAATATAATATTAAATTTTGTTAATATGAATGTAAAATTAAGAGTGGCAACAATGGGTGCTCTGTTCTTTATGGCTGGTAACGCCGTATTTGCGCAAACAATAGCGCAAGATACAGCTAAAACTAGAGACATTGACGAGGTAGTTATCGTCGGATTTGGGCAGAAAAAAACTGTTCAGGAAGTAACCGGTGCTGTAAGTACTATGAAATCTGAAAAAATCAAGGATATTCCGGTGGCTTCAGTGGATAAAATGTTACAGGGACGAGTAACTGGTGTCCAGGTGGGCAGTTCATCAGGTCAGCCGGGTGGTATGGCGAGCGTACGTGTTCGAGGTGTTTCATCAATCAATGGTATAGTTTCTCCTATTTATGTTGTTGATGGGGTAAGAGTTGCTTCTGGCGACTTGACTACAGGAAACACTACCGCAAACATCCTTGCAAATATGAATCCTGATGATATTGAAAATGTAACGGTACTAAAAGATGCGGTTTCTACAGCTGTTTATGGTGCTGATGCAGGATCTGGTGTAATTATTATTACCACTAAATCAGGAAAAAGAGGAAAGCCTAGATTCAATCTTTCCATGAATGCGGGTATGAACGACCGTGCAGTAGAAGGACATAAAGGAATGACAATGGCGCAGTGGAGAGAATATCTAGCACATGCTGTTATGAACACCTATAATGCAACACCTTCTTGGGGTCAGACTTTCAATAACATTGGAGAGGTTTATACATTCCTTGAGCAAGGAGGTGAAGGTGCAGATTTGCAAAACATTTTCACAACTGATGTAGATACGGATTGGAGAAAGGTAACCCAAAAGACTGGATACCAGCAAAATATTGATTTAAATGTTTCAGGTGGTAGTGATAAAATAACCTACTATTCATCTGCGAACTATTTTACACAAGAAAGTATTGTTAGAAATTCCAGTTTTGACAGATTGGCATTTACAACAAAAGTTGGCTATCAGGCTACTGATAAACTAAAAATTAATACTGATTTTCAAATTTCTCATTCTAAATTAAGAACTTTGAGTCAAGGTGGGGCATTTGCGAATCCGATTCTTGCGCAATATTTCAATAGACCGTCAGACCCAATTTACAATGAAGATGGTTCTTGGTATTGGGCACCATCCAATTCAAGATTATCTAATGGATTGTATAATATTCCTTATTTGCAAAGAAATAATTATGCGAAAGGAGGTACTTTAAGAGCTTTTGCAAATCTTGGTATTGAATATAAGTTATTTAGAGACTTAACTTACAAATTTGTTTTTTCTCCTGAATATATTAATATTGAAGAAGATACTTACTGGAATCCTCTTCATGGAGATGGTTATACTTATGGTGGTTATCAAAGAACATCCAATAACAGATATTTTAATTTCAATGTTCAAAATATTCTAGACTGGAACCGTAGATTTGATCTGCATAATGTAGGTGCAACCTTAATCCAGGAAGCATGGAAGTCTGATAATAAATTTCTTGCAGCTACAGGTATTACTGTGGGTACGCCAACCCTTCAGACTTTGCAAAATTTCGTAGTTCCTTATGGTTATGATGGTACTAAAGGTGTGTCTTCTAGATATGGATATGCTGTTACTGGCCACTATGATTATGACAGACTTTTCATATTAGACGGCTCATTTAGAAGGGATGTGCTTTCACAGTTTGTTCCTGAAAAGAAAGCTGGAAATTTTTGGTCGTTAGGAGTTGGAGTTGATTTAGCAAGGCTAAATTATATTAAAGAAATGGATGCAATTTCAATGATGAAATTCAGAGCATCTTATGGTAAGTTAGGAAACCAGGTTAGTGCTAACCCTTATGCCCTGTATACTTATACAAGCAATTATAACGATTTTGCAGCTGGTGGATATTCTGGTCTTTACAATCCTAATCTTTCTTGGGAAACAGTTAGACCGTTTAACGTTGGTCTGGATTTAGGGTTTTGGAATAATAGATTAACACTAACAGCGGAATACTTCAACAAAAAGACTGAGGATTTGATCTATAATCTTCCTTTATCCGGATCACAAGGTTTGACATCTTATGTTGATAATATTGGAAATTTAGTAAATAAAGGTATGGAATTCTCTTTAAATGCTGATATTTTCAAAGGAGACAGAGACCAATTTAATTGGAATCTTGGATTTAATTTGTCTACATTAGACAATGAAATTACTGAGTTATATGGTGGTGATGTAAATACATCAACTACTACATTAAGAGTAGGAGAAGGAGTTAGAACATGGTACCTCAAAAAGTGGGCTGGAGTAGACCCTGCAAAT
The sequence above is a segment of the Chryseobacterium taklimakanense genome. Coding sequences within it:
- a CDS encoding SusC/RagA family TonB-linked outer membrane protein, which translates into the protein MNVKLRVATMGALFFMAGNAVFAQTIAQDTAKTRDIDEVVIVGFGQKKTVQEVTGAVSTMKSEKIKDIPVASVDKMLQGRVTGVQVGSSSGQPGGMASVRVRGVSSINGIVSPIYVVDGVRVASGDLTTGNTTANILANMNPDDIENVTVLKDAVSTAVYGADAGSGVIIITTKSGKRGKPRFNLSMNAGMNDRAVEGHKGMTMAQWREYLAHAVMNTYNATPSWGQTFNNIGEVYTFLEQGGEGADLQNIFTTDVDTDWRKVTQKTGYQQNIDLNVSGGSDKITYYSSANYFTQESIVRNSSFDRLAFTTKVGYQATDKLKINTDFQISHSKLRTLSQGGAFANPILAQYFNRPSDPIYNEDGSWYWAPSNSRLSNGLYNIPYLQRNNYAKGGTLRAFANLGIEYKLFRDLTYKFVFSPEYINIEEDTYWNPLHGDGYTYGGYQRTSNNRYFNFNVQNILDWNRRFDLHNVGATLIQEAWKSDNKFLAATGITVGTPTLQTLQNFVVPYGYDGTKGVSSRYGYAVTGHYDYDRLFILDGSFRRDVLSQFVPEKKAGNFWSLGVGVDLARLNYIKEMDAISMMKFRASYGKLGNQVSANPYALYTYTSNYNDFAAGGYSGLYNPNLSWETVRPFNVGLDLGFWNNRLTLTAEYFNKKTEDLIYNLPLSGSQGLTSYVDNIGNLVNKGMEFSLNADIFKGDRDQFNWNLGFNLSTLDNEITELYGGDVNTSTTTLRVGEGVRTWYLKKWAGVDPANGDPLWYLNGIDGETTNNYALAKQAVQGSMLSNVYGGANTALSYKGFGLDLQFTYGFGGKILDDWAQYMWSDGYYTDYYPGYGDIMGNFWTPENPNAANPKPMYYYGNKNSYRVSSRVLYDSDFIRLSNAKFSYSFDRQLLTGTGLTGAQIYVMANNAWTHVFDERLKFDPEINLAGSSNLGLPILKSFLLGVNLNF
- the infB gene encoding translation initiation factor IF-2; the encoded protein is MPKIRLNKAVKEFNISMSRLVEFLQAKGFEVDANPNAQLEEAAYSALKVEFAKDSEQRKASHEVVISKVPEEKLELETEEKKPEVIKAKATLRPETKILGKIDLNPKKETPDEKPAPEPEIQEKPKAEEKKETKQEFNILGKIDLSQIESSSKPKPKSQPVKEEPKAEVAKEEPKAEAPQTAVQEEKPAVQEPEKIETQYQKLDGPKILKEKVDLSQFQTKPKEGGANSQKRKRKRIEKPGTAQTGNNQGGNQQGNRPQGQGGNRPNQGGNNQNRGGNNNNRNKPGGRRGERVMPVELTDEQVKNQIKETLEKLTSKRGKSSSSKYRKEKRTFRREQDELQQELDAQDKTLRVTEYITVGELAALMDVSPTEVISTCFSLGVMVTMNQRLEADILQLVADEFGYDIQFSDADLEESAEEEAEDSAEDLLPRAPIVTVMGHVDHGKTSLLDYIRKTNVIAGESGGITQHIGAYNVKLENGQRITFLDTPGHEAFTAMRARGAQVTDIVIIVIAADDDVMPQTKEAISHAQAAGVPMIIALNKVDKPNANPDKIREQLSAMNILVEEWGGNVQAQEISAKFGNNVDLLLEKVLLQAELLELKANPNKNAQGVVIEASLDKGRGYISTILVESGTLKVGDYVLAGKNHGKIKAMLDERGKAMEAAGPSIPVTILGLDGAPTAGDKFRVYADEREAKTIANKREQLQREQSIRTKKHLTLDEIGRRIALGEFKELNIILKGDVDGSVEALSDQLQRLSTEEIQVNILHKGVGQITESDILLATASDAIVIGFNVRAGANAKDLADKEEIEIRTYSIIYDAIDEVKEAMEGMLSPEIKEQVIGNVEIREVFKISKVGSIAGCMVLSGKVTRNSKIRLLRDGIVKFDGELESLKRFKDDVKEVTKGYECGLNIKGYNDIEVGDILEVYEEVAVKKKLK
- the nusA gene encoding transcription termination factor NusA, giving the protein MNNIALIEAFGDFKDEKSISKIDLMAIIEDALKTLLRKRFDSDDHFDVIVNPDKGDFQIFLNKTIVEDEMSEDDDLEIEISEAKKIDPSFEVGEEYTVEIPIAQLGRRNILTLKQILATKLQEHHNAVLYEEFHDRIGEIVVGEVHHIRHKHVILLDDEGNEFILPKENQIPSDFFKKGENVRAIVESVDFKGTKPQIIVSRTAPKFLEKLLELEIPEIQDGTIILKKVVRIPGEKAKIAVDAYDDRIDPVGACVGVKGSRIHGVVRELKNENIDVIQWSKNPEIMVKRALGNVTVNKIEINPEESYALVYTPVEEISKVIGKQGQNIRLASWLSDYEIDVYRETSEDDDVELDEFSDDIEQWILDEFKKVGLNTAKSVLDKDTESLLNMTDLEEETIEEIKQILKEEFED